AAAATGCCTTATGCGCGCAGCTCCACCGGATCGCCCAGTGAGAAAGTGATTAGGGGTAAGGTTACTGGTTAGCGCCTCCTCTTCCAAATTATAAGCTAGGTTCGTTATTAGTCTAGAATTGACTATGTGTTCTGCTTCCAACAAGGCTGCCTGCAGTTCAAGCCTTGGCATAGAGATATATACTTCGGCTGCATACGACGTCTCCTTCGCGTCAGTGAAAGTATGCAGCTCCCCCTCAGTGCAGAATGTTGCCATACATCGCGGCAGCTGGATGTCTTGTTTTCTATCGATTTGTTCTAGGTAGCTCTTCCGCGCTTCGGTGTCGTCTTCAAcgatctctattttgttcgaCGCCCATCCTCGTAACTCGAAGTGTGCCTTCTTATGGATCAAGTCGACTTGCTGTATTACTCGTTGGTAATCGTCGCTGTGGCTGTGGAAGCTATGCAAATGATCATGCATATAGTGCTTCCGCTCTATTGCTTGCGCCGCTTCTTCATATTTATGTAAGAAGGCCTTTGtgttcttaatttttatataaatcgcAGTGCAAGGCGACGACGCAGCTTCAAAAACCAGTGATAACATTCTGTAATCCTTCACTAGCGCTTCCTTGTCTTTTCGCCAAAGGTATCTGAGACTATTTCTATCTTCTTCACATATCTTCCCCTGCagaaacatttgttttgtatCGGCCGCTATTGATACGGGACCTTGACGGAATCGCAATAGCACTCCAAATATTGACTGCAGTAAGTCCGGGCCGGACAGCATAACGTCTTTGAGGCTGACTCCATTGTCTTTGGCCGCAACGACAATTCCTAGCTTCTCATTCAGAGGGTGAACCACTGGGAAGTTAGGCAGGTACCATTTTTCGTTAGATGTGTAGTCGGCTGGTGCTTCTTGGGCGTAGTTGCTTTTCAACAGACCTATCGGCGCGCTAtgttcattttttaatttagcgtCCTTACGTAGTTTTTCTTCTATTCTTTGCGATCTGTTGAAAGCTGCTGCGTAATTGTTTGGAAGTTGTATGTCTTCCTTTTTCCACAAGAGTCCGACCTCGTATTTGCCATCTTCCAACTGTCGGCTGGTTCTTTCCATTATGTCTAGTGCTCGCTGTTCGATATCCATTGAAGGCTTCTGCGGCTGAACTATTGTATCTTCGACGACGCTTACGTGTGCACATGTGTTTACGTAATTTATAGGAGACACGCTACTGCTGTCGGAGCCGTGGAGAACCCATCCTAACTTTGTTCGTGACGCCACCGGCTGCCCTGGCTTTCCACGCCGTATTTGTAACGAGACAATGTACTCCCAATTGTCTTGACCAATGAGCAGCTTCGGCGCCTCAGCTTCGTAGCACACGTCTTGTAGTAAGCCCCGCAAGTGATGACACTTCTTTAGTCGGCTTTTATCTACGAATTGAGGGGTTAATTTGAGCTCCTTGATAGTTCTTGCCCGCTTAAGTGTGCTCTTCTCGCTTTTCTTGATCCCTTTCAGTTCGATATCTAAAATCATGGAGTCGTGATTTTTCATTTGCCCTCCGCCGATAGTTTCTATATTCAGGGCTTCGCGAGGACCCTTGATGCCGATGCTCGAAGCCACGTTTTCGTCAAGCAGTGTCACCGTTGAGCCTTCATCTAGCAGCGCCAGTACTTGTTTGCTCCCAGCCGGTCCGTATATCTCCACCTTGAGCATCTTAAGAATAGCTTTCGGTGTGCTTATTGTATTGACCGTCGCTGTCTCGGGCGGTGCCTCTTCGTGACATTGTTCGCTCTCCGACGTCACATGTAGTAGGCTATGGTGCCATCTTTGACACAACTTGCACGGTGGTCTTCGGCATGTTTCTTTCCGGTGCTTCCTAGCGAGGCACTTGAAGCAGACCTTAAGCCTCTTAACTGTTTCCCATCTCTCGTTGACTGCCGCTTTTAGGAATCTTTGGCAGTATTTCAGTTTATGTGTACCTTCACAGTCTGGGCACTTGATTTCTTCAGGTCTACTCCTTTCAGCGATATTATACGTAACTTGCTTCACTGGCCTTCTTATCGCTGCGCTCGGTCGTACGCTTTTGCTGTCTTCGAGTACCGCGAATGCGCCGCATTGGTCCGCTTCTAAATTGAGGAAGTTGCTTATCGTTTGAATATCACTGAACGATTCCTCTTCCCTCGCAGCCGTGAAATCGTACCATCTGAATCTGAGAATTGGAGGCATCTTCTCTATTATAAGTTTCACGATTTCAGGCGAGTAGAGGTATTGCGGTCTCTTCAATCCCTTTATGGCGGCCACgctgttatttatttggctAGCGAAGACGCATATGTCCCTGGGATTTTCCGTCGTTCTGGGAAGCGCCTTTAATTTCTCCAGTTCAGCTAGCACCAGTGCGTCGGGTCTACCAAATCTTCGGCGTAAAGCGTTAATAACTTCTTCTGGCATCGCCTCTGAGTACAAGAGGCTCTTAATGCTTTCTCTCGCTGTGCCTTTAATCGCTTTACGTAGCCGCGCCATATTCTGAATGCCAGAGAACATCGGAGATGTGTCTTCATATACGACTCGAAACGCCGTCCATTCGGAGCTGTCGCCTTCAAATATCGGCAGCTCTTGAATGTACTTCGGTTGCGGCGCTACATGTGTCGTCATGGCTTCCTTTATTGCGTCAGCTATTGCTCGAATGTCGCTCTTTGTTTCTATTTCTTCTGGCCTTTGTGCCGATGAGCGCATCCAGTTTGCCACCTTTTCTTCATGGTTATCGTTGACGTCTTCTATAAAGGAGTCTTCCTCTTCCGTTTCTGCTTCTAATCGTAATCTGGCCAGGCGTGCTGCTGCCTGCGCTTCCCGCAGCTCGCAGCGAGCCAGCTCTTCTCTGGCCTCGGCTTGTCTTCTTGAGCTGGCTCTGGATACGGCTCTCGATGCTGCCCGCCGGGTGGAACCCGCTGGTGCCAGAGTCAATGCTTGATCTGGCTGGCTGGCTGCGCTCGTCGACGTGGACTGCTCTATCGTTATCTCTTCGCCTGTGGTCCGGACTTCGGACCTTGTGGCGGAGGTAACAGTCGTTGTCGATTCCCCTCGCTGCATCCCGTTCTGTGACCTTGTGACTGGCATTTTCTTTTCACAGTATTCACTTCTTGATGACAACCGTTGCAGGATCCGGCGCTCGAAGGACCACTGTTGATGCCAACCCCCACGACACCTCAGAGACTCAGGCCTGCACAGGATTATACGTTTAGATGTTCGTTTGAGAACACCCGTGCAGTAACCAAAGTAACCTCGGCGCGGCTTTGAATACCGGTGGGGTTTGACTTCGTACGTACTACTGTTCTAGCCAATCCCGACGTCGCCTCAGAGACTCGGGCCTGCACGGGATTAGACGTGTAGATGTTCGTTTGAGAACACCCGTGCAGTAACCAAAGTAACCTCGGCGCGGCTTTGAATACCGGTGGGGTTTGACTACGTACGTTTTGTCAAGACGGTTCGACGTATCGCTGGCACCGCCTCAACCCACGCACCCCTGCTAGTGCGTAATTGTAGGATGTTGTCTTGAAATGAAACTGCGCCTTGTTCTTGTTTCTTGCTTCGCCGATTATTCTTGGGTCCCAGTTCGTTGCGGAGGAAAAAGAGGATTTTGCGTAAATCTCGCCGAGCTTAAGTACTCCGACAgtataccgcgacgagagctGCGCTTACAGCCATCTGTGCGCgtataccgcgacgagagctACGCGACCCTTTTATTCGGCGaagcatataattaatttatttaactatatttttcttaacatatttttacctaacatatttatatatacttaatttctACTTATGAGCTACtaacaatattcttatttttcttatagctCATAtctacttaatttatattgtatatatagtcACTAAcactaacttataataatctattcctatttatacatatgagtcgccaacaatatatttttcattattcttgaattatttccttcaaaataaaaaaaaaattagctacgctcgagaatgtcgagatgacgttttttttttacaactttgttgccctccccttttttcccgtcactctcaaattgtcagattagtggaatatacactttttaggatgtaattaactcaccctaccttaatctgacgcgctcgggaatttgtgatggtcaatttttttttactaatctgatcctgtctccttcacgggcggtcttatatatgggcctcatattttgtggaggtacttaaccgggtacaaggtatccccctatatattaatctgccgcgctttagtaaatcccgaaatcccctcttgggctcccctaccattaacAAATCACTGTAAACTGGAACAATAccttggcatcataaaagaaATTTTGCACGAAAAATTTTGCCacatttagttataaaattcTTACAACGGCgaaatttatctataaaacataatttgtatatttgtatgaaacttCGTATTAATACTTGAAAATGTGCAAAAAATTCCCTTGGCATTTtcctaaaataacaatattcttttatCATACCGTTTTGTGACacgtttacatttatttggtGAAGAGTGACGCTGTGAGACCTTCTGGTTGTGTCACTTTGGTGGATTCCTCCGGACCGCAAAGTGAAACAATGGAGCCTTCTTTAACTTCATTTTCTAGTACACAAAATGAGCGTTTGTTgcgaaaatgtaatttatatttttaagcacCGAAACATTTCGCTCGTTATTTTCTTTActgattcattaaaaaaaaattaaatcacgGTCTATGGTTAATCTGGGTTTTTTTACATATCCTAGTAAAAATACTAGTAATATTTCGCAGACCAACTTTCactaaagttgtaaaaaaataaaacataacatcataaataaaattacgtaattCTGTCCTAGgtataaaaaacattgaaaCAAAGGAAACCGaaagaatattaaaactgTTAGACCTCATTGCATTGAAGAAGAATGCGCTGTCAGactataaatatgaattgcGTCTCCAATATTATTTGCACATTACCATTAAGCTTGTACAATATAACTGCATTATCTACTTAATATTCATGAGTAAGTTGCTTCAAGTGAAACGGTGACGACAGCAGCGCCTTATCCTGATGGAGT
The Pieris napi chromosome 1, ilPieNapi1.2, whole genome shotgun sequence DNA segment above includes these coding regions:
- the LOC125054543 gene encoding uncharacterized protein LOC125054543, with product MPVTRSQNGMQRGESTTTVTSATRSEVRTTGEEITIEQSTSTSAASQPDQALTLAPAGSTRRAASRAVSRASSRRQAEAREELARCELREAQAAARLARLRLEAETEEEDSFIEDVNDNHEEKVANWMRSSAQRPEEIETKSDIRAIADAIKEAMTTHVAPQPKYIQELPIFEGDSSEWTAFRVVYEDTSPMFSGIQNMARLRKAIKGTARESIKSLLYSEAMPEEVINALRRRFGRPDALVLAELEKLKALPRTTENPRDICVFASQINNSVAAIKGLKRPQYLYSPEIVKLIIEKMPPILRFRWYDFTAAREEESFSDIQTISNFLNLEADQCGAFAVLEDSKSVRPSAAIRRPVKQVTYNIAERSRPEEIKCPDCEGTHKLKYCQRFLKAAVNERWETVKRLKVCFKCLARKHRKETCRRPPCKLCQRWHHSLLHVTSESEQCHEEAPPETATVNTISTPKAILKMLKVEIYGPAGSKQVLALLDEGSTVTLLDENVASSIGIKGPREALNIETIGGGQMKNHDSMILDIELKGIKKSEKSTLKRARTIKELKLTPQFVDKSRLKKCHHLRGLLQDVCYEAEAPKLLIGQDNWEYIVSLQIRRGKPGQPVASRTKLGWVLHGSDSSSVSPINYVNTCAHVSVVEDTIVQPQKPSMDIEQRALDIMERTSRQLEDGKYEVGLLWKKEDIQLPNNYAAAFNRSQRIEEKLRKDAKLKNEHSAPIGLLKSNYAQEAPADYTSNEKWYLPNFPVVHPLNEKLGIVVAAKDNGVSLKDVMLSGPDLLQSIFGVLLRFRQGPVSIAADTKQMFLQGKICEEDRNSLRYLWRKDKEALVKDYRMLSLVFEAASSPCTAIYIKIKNTKAFLHKYEEAAQAIERKHYMHDHLHSFHSHSDDYQRVIQQVDLIHKKAHFELRGWASNKIEIVEDDTEARKSYLEQIDRKQDIQLPRCMATFCTEGELHTFTDAKETSYAAEVYISMPRLELQAALLEAEHIVNSRLITNLAYNLEEEALTSNLTPNHFLTGRSGGAARIRHFPDVKLVGREDWKTVQRLSDHFWRRWLRENLPTLLPRKTTGRRAAAARRRGSYFGSHVTMNLAEGNHRNHVPRTRRKNQDRGRRNQAAADAAKTIVEYRDDGACEVAAQE